From one Nonomuraea polychroma genomic stretch:
- a CDS encoding pseudouridine-5'-phosphate glycosidase → MRSTTDTVLRPSDEVAEALAGGAPVVALESTIISHGLPQPRNLEVARELEGVVRAAGAVPATIAVLDGVPRIGLTEVELERIATESGLRKLGQRDLPVAAALKASGATTVSATSFLAARAGIRVFATGGLGGVHRGWTEDQDESADLDTLARTRITVVCAGVKSILDVPATLQRLETRGVSVVGYRTDTFPGFYLHSSGQPIDWRIESPEEAAEIMRGQDALGGQETALIVANPVPEDLQLDPELHDRVLAEALAAAEREAVKGQAITPFLLGYLVNGTGGASLDANLAAVRGNTALAARIALSWARL, encoded by the coding sequence ATGCGCAGCACCACCGACACCGTACTGCGGCCGTCCGACGAGGTGGCCGAGGCCCTGGCCGGCGGCGCACCCGTCGTGGCGCTGGAGTCCACGATCATCTCTCACGGGCTGCCGCAGCCGCGCAACCTGGAGGTGGCGCGTGAGCTGGAGGGAGTCGTACGGGCCGCGGGAGCGGTGCCGGCCACGATCGCCGTGCTGGACGGCGTGCCCAGGATCGGCCTGACCGAGGTGGAGCTGGAGCGCATCGCGACCGAGTCCGGGCTGCGCAAGCTGGGCCAGCGGGACCTGCCCGTGGCGGCGGCGCTGAAGGCCAGCGGCGCGACCACTGTGTCCGCCACGTCGTTCCTGGCGGCCCGCGCCGGGATCCGGGTGTTCGCCACCGGCGGGCTCGGCGGCGTGCACCGTGGCTGGACCGAGGATCAGGACGAGTCCGCCGATCTCGACACGCTGGCCCGTACCCGCATCACGGTCGTGTGCGCGGGCGTGAAGTCCATCCTCGACGTGCCGGCGACGCTGCAGCGGCTGGAGACCCGGGGCGTGAGCGTGGTGGGCTACCGCACCGACACCTTCCCCGGCTTCTACCTGCACTCTTCCGGCCAGCCGATCGACTGGCGGATCGAGTCGCCCGAGGAGGCGGCGGAGATCATGCGCGGCCAGGACGCGCTCGGCGGCCAGGAGACGGCGTTGATCGTCGCCAACCCGGTCCCCGAGGACCTGCAGCTCGACCCCGAGCTGCACGACCGCGTGCTGGCCGAGGCGCTGGCCGCCGCCGAGCGCGAGGCCGTCAAGGGGCAGGCGATCACCCCGTTCCTGCTGGGCTACCTGGTGAACGGCACCGGCGGCGCCTCCCTGGACGCGAACCTGGCCGCCGTACGCGGCAACACCGCCCTGGCCGCCCGGATCGCCCTGTCGTGGGCGCGACTGTGA